Genomic window (Jeotgalibacillus haloalkalitolerans):
AGTTTTATTTATTATTAGCTTCTGTCTACCAGAAAGAGTGTTTTTATTGCGGTAACAAAATAAAATCAAGAAAAGGCAACCATGTGGATCATTTTATTCCATGGAGCTTTATTCAAAATGATCAACTATGGAATCTTGTAATAGCATGTGTAAAGTGCAACACTTCAAAGAATAATAAATTGGCAGACAAAGAATTTCTTGAAAAACTTATTCAAAGAAATAACTTTCTTTCATTAGAAGAAAACATCACACAAAGAGTTGATATGCAATTATATGTACCAAAGAAATTAGAAGATTTATATAAATATTCAAGGCAAAACGGATATACAGATATTTGGACACCAAATAGATTATGAAAATAGCTTCGTTGTGGAGGTAAAGATGTGATTAATAATGTAACTAAAGCTCCTATTTCGCAATTGTTAGATTCAGAGAGAAGTTATATCTACCATATTCCAAAGTACCAAAGAGAATATACCTGGTCTAAGTCGCAATGGGAAAATTTATTTGATGATTTAACCGAAAATGATGCTGGGTATTTTTTAGGCTCGATTATTTGTATAAATACAATTACTAGTGCTCTGGGAGACCCTGAATTTGAAGTAGTCGATGGTCAGCAACGTTTAACGACTTTAAGCATTTTGCTCGCTACATTATATGGAGTGCTCGATGATCACCGTGGTGAGCTTGATGAAGATAATGTTTCAGACTTACTACAGTTGAAGCGGAAAATTGTGTTGAAGAAAGATAATAATAAAATAAGGGTCTCTCCTCAAATTCAAAATAGCAATTTAGAAGATTATGAGTATTTGATGGGTGAACTGAAAATTCTGCCAAGTCGTAAAAAACCAAAAAATACGGGAAATCGTAGAATCTATAAAGCACATACATACTTTAAGAATCGTCTTTTAGAAGAAGGCGAAAATTCTGTTGAAAAAATAAAGAAATGGCTTTTGATTTTGGAAAAGGTTAATGCTGCAATAGTTGTGATGATTGAGGTCTCAACACATGCTGATGCTTATACCTTATTTGAATCACTAAATAATAGAGGTACACCATTAACAGCGGTAGACTTAATGAAAAATTTACTGCTCGCACAAGTTGATCAAAATAAAAATTCTTCGATTGATGTGTTTTTTGATCAATGGACACAAATTTTAGATTTAATAGGAAATGAATACAAAATTCAAGAAAGATTTTTTAGACATTATTATAATGCTTTTAGGACTACAATTAATGAACCTTTTAAAAAGGGTAATGAAAGTAAAAAATTCCCTTTAGGAGCAATTGCTACGCGGTCAACATTATTAAGTATTTATCAAACTATGATAAAAAATGACCCTGAAAAGTTCCTTGATTCTATTATCCGAAGCGCCAGAGTGTATGCTAGTATACTTTTAAACGAAGAGGATCTTCCTGCAGAAATCAAAGAGCACCTTAAAGATCTTGAAAGAATTCAAGGTTCTCCATCACATTTATTATTGTTATATTTATTTGAAAATCAAGCTAAACTCTTCCTTGACGATCAAACTCTAAGTAAGATTGTCTCATTACTTGTTAAATTTTTCGTGCGACGAAATTTAACTGATGTACCAAATACTCGTGATTTAACTAAAATTTTTATGGATATAATATTATTAATTGAAGAAAATGATTTAATAGAAAATAATATTTATATCTTAATACGTGATCAGCTAAAAAGACATTCTGTAGATGACATGATATTTAAAGATAAGCTTAGAGGGGATATTTATGAAGAAAATGCTGGAGCGGCTAGATTTGTATTATCTAAAATAGCACAACAAGGAATGACGAAAGAGTCAAAGGTAAATTTATGGGAGAGAAATAAAAACAATAAATACGTATGGACAATTGAACACATTTTTCCTCAAGGGAAAAATATTCCTCAAGATTGGGTCGATATGATAGCTGATGGTGACGTCGAGAAAGCTAGAGATCATCAACAAAACCTAGTTCATACTCTAGGAAATTTAACTATTACGGGTTATAACAGTAATTTGAGTAATCTTCCGTTTATAACTAAAAGAGATAAAACTGATCGAAACGGCTTATATATAGGTTTTAAAAATGGAATAAATTTAAATGAGGATCTTAAAAACGCGGAAGCTTGGAAACCGGAAATGATAAATAAAAGAACAGAAAATTTAGTGGAGAGGATATTAATATTAATGTCATTTTAGTTTAGTGAGTCAATCTATGAAAAATTACAAAGTCTAATAGAAGTCTACATTTTTAACGGAGGTTCCCAATGAACATCAGAAAAGCAACACTCAAAGATGCTGCAGGGATTGCGAAGGTACAGGTGGACACTTGGAAGACTACTTACAGAGGCATGGTGCCTGATGATTATCTGGATCACATGTCTTATGAGCGCCGGGAAGAGATGTGGGGAAAGATTATCGGTGATGGCCAGGTTGTCTATGTGGCGGAGGACAATGGTGAGGTTGTCGGGTTTGCGAATGGCGGGGAAGAGAGAAGTAATAAATATTCCGGTTATGACGGAGAGCTTTTTGCGATTTACATACTTGAGTCCTATCAGCGCCAGGGACTTGGCAAAAAGCTGATGGCGCCTGTGGTGGACGAGTTGAAGAGTAAAGGACTTTCTTCCATGATTGTCTGCGTGCTTGAGAAGAATGATTCCAAGCGTTTTTATGAGGTGCTTGGTGCAGAGAAGGTCGATACGGTGAAAATTAACTTTGGCGGTAGAGATCTGAAGGAAGCGGTGTATGGGTGGAAGGATCTTGAGCAGGTGAATTTATAACAGACAAGCCATTTAACAACGGTAGCCTAATCGTTGTTAAATGGCTTTTTTTAGTTTATCAACCATTATACTGGATATATATGTTAAGCTTAAATCAATAGCATTTATAAAAGGAGAAAACGCGTTGGCAAAGATATTAAAGCTCATCACCATTCTGACAATGTTTACGATTGTGATTTACATTGGTGGATTTGAAATTGACCAATTGAATGTCTTTGCTGCACTGATGTTTTTCCTGTCATTAATCTTAGCAGCAAGCTTTCGGAATCCAATCCGATCCAACATCTTTTTTATTATTTCTTTAAGCTGTTTATCAGTCATCGTTTTAACGAATCTTGATTTTCTAATCGGGGCAATATCTTTAGTCACGATGATCCTTTGGCAGTTTTTCTACTGTTTCTACTATGTCGAATACGAACGGGAAAAGCTTGAGAGCTAAATAGGAGGAATGAGATGACGGACCAATTCGTACTTGGGCTTGTAATGTCTTCAGCTCCGAGGTCTTTACTGACAGATGAAGGTTTTGTACATATACGTGTATTTACAGCAGCTGACCTTGAAGCGCATTTTGGTGTGAAGGGCTCTCTGCATTTTGACAGGGGAGAGGACAATTTGCTGTCGGGGCATGGGAAAGCGGCTTTTTCTTACTGGACGAAGCTGTTTGAATTGACTGAAGAGGAAATTGAAGAGACTAACCGGGATCATAATGAGGCGCTGCATGTGTTAATCAAAAAGGTGAGGAAGTTTGTGCGGACGCATGGGCTTACTGCAGCGAAATGGAACAGCTTTAATGAACAGTTCGATTTCGATCGCCCCTGGAGTGTACAGTTATTTACGCCGACTGCACCGCCAATGATGTTCAACATTGGTGTACT
Coding sequences:
- a CDS encoding DUF262 domain-containing protein, which produces MINNVTKAPISQLLDSERSYIYHIPKYQREYTWSKSQWENLFDDLTENDAGYFLGSIICINTITSALGDPEFEVVDGQQRLTTLSILLATLYGVLDDHRGELDEDNVSDLLQLKRKIVLKKDNNKIRVSPQIQNSNLEDYEYLMGELKILPSRKKPKNTGNRRIYKAHTYFKNRLLEEGENSVEKIKKWLLILEKVNAAIVVMIEVSTHADAYTLFESLNNRGTPLTAVDLMKNLLLAQVDQNKNSSIDVFFDQWTQILDLIGNEYKIQERFFRHYYNAFRTTINEPFKKGNESKKFPLGAIATRSTLLSIYQTMIKNDPEKFLDSIIRSARVYASILLNEEDLPAEIKEHLKDLERIQGSPSHLLLLYLFENQAKLFLDDQTLSKIVSLLVKFFVRRNLTDVPNTRDLTKIFMDIILLIEENDLIENNIYILIRDQLKRHSVDDMIFKDKLRGDIYEENAGAARFVLSKIAQQGMTKESKVNLWERNKNNKYVWTIEHIFPQGKNIPQDWVDMIADGDVEKARDHQQNLVHTLGNLTITGYNSNLSNLPFITKRDKTDRNGLYIGFKNGINLNEDLKNAEAWKPEMINKRTENLVERILILMSF
- a CDS encoding GNAT family N-acetyltransferase, translated to MNIRKATLKDAAGIAKVQVDTWKTTYRGMVPDDYLDHMSYERREEMWGKIIGDGQVVYVAEDNGEVVGFANGGEERSNKYSGYDGELFAIYILESYQRQGLGKKLMAPVVDELKSKGLSSMIVCVLEKNDSKRFYEVLGAEKVDTVKINFGGRDLKEAVYGWKDLEQVNL